CGGTGAGTGTCTGGTCGATAAAATCTCTGATTATTACAATCTTATTTCAAACACTTATCACTAAATTATGCTCCAGGGATCAAATAATATCTAAACAAGATAGGTAGGACCCTTGTCGATTTAGTGATGCATATTTGTGATCTACCTacttcattttttatttataaaatcaatTTAATACAATGTGAGAATACCTGTACATGTCTAAATAAAAACAAATTATTCATTTGAGATTAAAGTAAAGCGTATAggaaaatatttatatttgatgTGGAGGTAAGAGTACAGGCCTGGATTCGATCGGAGAGTTCTCTTGAGTCTTGACCGGGTAAGCAGGGAATCTATATGGCATGATACATGACTTGGTCAAGAGTACTCTTTGAGTTGACCGAGTCAATCCAATAGTTCGAGTCGATCCAACTTCCTAACCTCCCGACCTTCTGAGTTGTCAACCTTCCGACTTTCGAGCATGCCAAGAGACACGGTGATCTACTATCACCATCAttaattattctatttttttatcattttattattCTATTTGGGGCTCTTAAACATATTGATGACTTACGTATTAGATGTCTCATCGGAATAACTCTTGGTAATTCTTTGACACGTGTTAATTCTATAGGAATCGACGACAACGCCACAAGAAGAAATCGAAGAGAAGTTTCAACGTCATCGTTTTTTATTCTGGGCCAAAATTCTATCGTCATGGCATCGTGATGACATTtctgaataaaaaaatatattatattttgatgttcaaataatatttaaataaaaaaaataattatttgatGTGATAGTAATAAATCatgagctatttttttttttaaaaaaaatctattatacCTAAAAAAACACTAATAATCCAAACTACGGAACGCGTATTGCTTCCTAGTAATATCCACAAACGCGCTATTTTACCTACTTCTGGAAGATCGATCACTGCTACTTTTAAATTGCCCATTAACCTTCTGCAAAACCAAACAACACAATCCAAAATCGATCTCTGCAAAGGCACAAGAGAGACAAGACATGGGTAACAGAAGCAACAAGGTTCAAAGGCGTGGCCAGATCAAGAAGAGAGTGTTTAGAGACGCCATCTCCTTCCTCAGTCTGCTGCTGCAATTTGTTAAAAACCTCTGGTACAGCAACAGCAGCTCGCAACAGTAGTATCTAAGTATATGAAGAAACACTACTGCTCATGGAATCATCCAGTGACCAGTGATGGATGATGGAGGATTAGAAAGATACATAGATCATGCGGAGATGAAATTCGTTGAAGGTGAAAATTAAATTAGTGCTGCCACTCACTGTCTTCTTTGATTCTTTGTTGGATACGGTTAGCTATCGTTTACTGTAAGTGATCTGTACAATTATATATGTCAAGTTCTATtgatctaattaagtggtttgcttatagttttttttttattattattattatttttttatgcatGGCTGGGATGTGAAGGTGCAGGCAGAGGTCCTTGTAAGGATTTTAAGAGATCTAAGAGCGCTAACTCCAAAAGAGAATCAGAAAAAAGaggatttttttcttctttcgatATTTCGAATTTAATAAGTTTCTTGATAAACTACACAGTTCAGCAAAAACGACGTGCGGGTCCCTttgtttttaatatatatatatatatatatatatatatctgtgtGTGTGGGGAACGATTAAAAACGGTGAACCATGTAGTCAAAAAGTTACTGAATagctaaattaaatttcaaaattattaaattactATCTCATCCTCATTTTACccttttaaaatatgttttcatcCAGAAAATAAGATCCCAAATCGATTCAGACCAtcgattaaaaaatttaattcgtattctaaaaattattattattaatataatatatgaaaatgATATTTAAGAATTAGACGAGCACATACAATTCACTTCCATATAATTTGAGCTCTCGAATTTATcaataattttgactaaaacataaaataatataaaaaattatatatattaatttaatttttctatttatattcATACTTTCAATACCATTTATATACGATAtagtaataattttttatcacaaattaaaatttttttaaacacaTTATATTCTTACTAAAACAATTATTGCTCTTactgtaaaaaaatatttgaggacatgaatataattaaaagaatcagacaaatttaattttatattattccaaactttataaatttttcaATCAATTTTGACCAATTTTAATTCAAACCCGACTGAAATATATAATTCCACAGTAGGCTTAACACACTTAGACTCTTGTAGGTAGTTTGGTaagcaattaaaaaaaatatgttctcctcttctcttcctccctaCCCTAATAGGTAGCGAATTTGAAAAAGTGGACTATTAGAATGAATGTCAACGTGTATTTTTCTGATTTACTCAAACTATTAGTAGAAAATTTCTATAGATTAAATTAGTCATCTTCAAAATTAGTCGAGCCAAAGATTTAGATATTTAATGCCAACTAAAAAATTcccttttatataaaaaattttcaaataatataTCAATATATTTCTCATTTCACCATatcttattaaaaatattattataacaaTTACAACGTAAGTATTACAAtatattcaaataaattaatttaatttatcaaaatataatatatattttatattaaaaggtccttatcaatttattaaattatttaaacttatcaaaatcgcttcaaattatcaaaaatatattAAGAGAGTACGGTAGAACATCTACTCAACACTTCTTAAATTCGATATATAGGAGCacttttaaatatttataaattttaaattatactttagtttctataatttttacttaaaagTTAGAAAAGTTAGAAATAAGAATCTTACTTTAACTTTTTTTAtggtctaaaattaaaaattaacatttATATCCTTAATAAATGTATCATttacatatttatcactacaaTTTTGACCTAATTTCGCTCCTCATTTATGTCACTtccaaaattatttataaaatttcaatcatattttattataagtatttatttttaaaataatattttatatttttatataatttatatttccaaaattttttatacatatttttttatgtattaatataaattttattatctttgtatatttttatttttattaattttatatattttttcaaatatttatgttataaaaaataattttgatataatatttaaaatataataataattatataaacacattattattgatggtgtatcaaaattatatttagataattaaaaaaaataatttatggaaattattatcatttaattaaaaattaaatttaaaagtaattattcattaaatactcaaaATTTTCTTTATATTAACTTTTGACTTTTATTTCCTAACACTCTATATTTTAGTTCTTAACTTTAAAATAATCTCTATAAAAATCACTTTTAAATAAGTAAACTTTCTTCCCAACCCTCCCTAAAATGATCAAAACACCTAGAAGAGGATCCGAATTTCTTATATGTGATTGGCAAATTCCACAAGATGGATAGAAACATAAATTACTGAATTATTCTAGCTGATACAAACACATGAGAATGATACAAACGGTCAAaatgatttttgatttttgagttGGCACAAAATATTAGGTAACTGATTTGATCCCACAAAATTTTTTTAACAACCATCTAGATAAATCAGAAAGCGTTGGGAACCAATAGCTAGTCAACCCAAAATTCTTAAATCAACCGCACATATGGTGTACAACGTGAAACCAAATTGCTTAGCATCATAGGAGTTAATGGTATAAAAGTATTAACTAATTATCTAATATTTAAGATTTTGAGACGAACATTAGTAAGTTCAAAAATTTCTTAAATGTAGCATTCCATGGACTGAAATATTGTAAGGTATGAGGGATGTAGTCATATCatgtagaataaaaaaaaaaacaactacgAGAATACTAGGTAAAAGCATAAAAACATGTTGATGACTATTAGTATTCACCGAGAGTGGAATGCATTTAAGAGGACTAAAAATCAATCAGAGAGTATAGACTGGAATtgatatttcaaaattactttactATGATATCCTGCAGCAAATTGGTTGATTTAATAACTGAAAAAAGGGATCAATTTAACAAACACAAAGCCATAGCGCATAGAACCAATTAAAGAACAAGTAAACTGCAGTTCTTATCATGACTAAATATCTAATTAGTAAAGCCTCCATATTAACATTACTACATTAGCAACTGAAATATCAACATACCTAATCTGTCCAGCATTCCTTCCATTGTATCTTGGCTAGCAGTAACAACTGTGCCATGAGTTAACTGGCTTCTAAATGCCTGGGAGAAAGATGCTATCAGTCGATTAGGATCTAACAAACATATGGTAGAGATCTAGTCTTCCTGTGCATAACGAAAAAATCTACCCATATAACTGCACTTCAACAGCACATTTACACGGAAATGATGAGGCCAGGCCAGCTCCTGGCATGTTATGCAGTAATACCGACCAAGTTCAAATAATGGTTTTAAACATTTCATAGCTCATCAGAATCAAACCAAGTATTTCCTGCAGGAAGAAACATTCACAGAATAATTGTTCTTATCAAAAATGAAATGCAAATTCAAATGCAAACCATGACAAAAACAATGATCTCAGTCTGTAATGTATATTATCAGCTCATATGATAGAGAGAAAAGACACTATTATTTATGAGATTCCACTGCTCCTTCCCAAGCCAAAACTTGATATGACTTTGATGATGATATCAGAACTAGGTATTACATTATCTAAACATGGGTCGGGAATAATTAAATTACACTTCATCGCCAACGGATTCAGACTTTGCTTCCTCTTCCAATTCCTTGACTGCCAAAATGAGACTGCGTGTGGCATCCTTAAGGAACAAGCCACTCTCTTTCATCTCTTCCAGAAGCTTTTCAGCTGTGCGCCAATCAAGAGCCTTAAGGCACAAAGATCGTATTAGTTTGTTGTACTCATCTGAATTTGGTTGTACTCCATCCTCTTTCATCTCCTTCAAGCATTTAAGAGCCTTCTCATACTCCTCCATCTTGCAATAACCACGTATAATTATGTGATAAGTGACAGGACTAAGCTTAGAATGTTTCTTCTTGGCTTCACGATAGATTTGATAGGCCTCGTCCATCAGGCCACCTTCTGCAAAGCCACTCATGATAACACTGTAGGTGTAAATATCTGGTTGCAATCctctttctttaattaagttcATCAGAGAAATGGCATCCTCCATTTCTCCTCCCTTTGAAAGAGCAGTGATGACATAATTAAACACGGCAGTTCCAGGTGGTGGACCTGACTGAACCATCCTAAATAATAGCTTTTTTGCCTCCTGAGGTTGTTTGGCCCTGCATAAACCTTGAATTACTAAAGCAAAAATAGCATTGGCATTCCTTACATATTCCTTAGGATAGTTGTTTAGCAACTCTAGAGCCATATGCAGCGTTTCTTCCTTTCTGGAAAGACTCCTAACCAGAATATCTAAGCAAGAACTTGGCAGTAACATCTCCTTCTGCTGAGCCATCAGGTAAACCAAATGAGCCTCCTTTGCTTTTTTCCCTTTACACAAGAATGTAATTATCTTCCCAATATTCTCGCCATCAGGGAGGTCTTCGGAGGTAAGCATCTTCTCACAAACAGGCCAGGCAGTGTTAAACAAGGATCGTGTGCCGAGGGCAGCAATTGTCAAGCAGTATGTATTCCTATCCGGGGAGCAACCAAAGTCGCTGAACTTGTTGAACACTTCGAGACCAGCCCTAGGTTTCTGCAATCTCCCAAACAAAGAAATCAATTGATTAAGAATTGAAGTATTCAGCAGCACCGCGTTATTCTTCCCGATTTCCTTAACCAAATCCCACAACTTGTACGCCTCCATTTTGCTAAGCTCAGTAGAACCACTGACAGCGTCGACAAGAATTTCCACCGTCCTTGATGATCTGACTGTCTCTTCTTCACTCTTCCAAGCCCATATGAAGAAGTTAATCAGATTTTGAGGTAAGACATCCGGCGTCTGAAGCACCAACGCCACTAACTCGGCACTCAATGTCACGTCAATCTGATCCAATCTTGTTTCCAAGGAATCTTGCGAAGTGCCACCAACAAGGGACCTGACCTTCTCGACCTGCTCCAGATCGACGTCGCACTCAGTCTCGGCCGTTTCTTCGAACTTCTCGTCCGCGAAAATATCAGAGGTATCATCATCGTCAATGTTCGCCTTCCACAAACGGGTAACGCTTTCGTCCGCTTCACAATGCTCGTCTGTCTTAATCCCCATCCCCATCTCCAtctcggaggaagagaagaatcgGAGCGTGGGGAGGCGGGCGTCGACGGGGCGGATCCATGCGggtgaggaaggaggaggagggatCAGAGGCAGGGTTTGGAGACAGACCTGAGTCGAGTAGATCGGAGATGATCGTCGGATCAATGGCCGCCACATAGCTCCGCCTCACTGCCTAAAAACCTAAACCCTGCCAAAGAACATGTGAAATCGAGCACACTGGaccaagttttttattttttaaaagaaaaatagaattaatatttgaaaattataagtAAGACGGagtattcaattaaaattaaattcagtac
This window of the Zingiber officinale cultivar Zhangliang chromosome 3B, Zo_v1.1, whole genome shotgun sequence genome carries:
- the LOC122056326 gene encoding pentatricopeptide repeat-containing protein At3g02650, mitochondrial-like gives rise to the protein MWRPLIRRSSPIYSTQVCLQTLPLIPPPPSSPAWIRPVDARLPTLRFFSSSEMEMGMGIKTDEHCEADESVTRLWKANIDDDDTSDIFADEKFEETAETECDVDLEQVEKVRSLVGGTSQDSLETRLDQIDVTLSAELVALVLQTPDVLPQNLINFFIWAWKSEEETVRSSRTVEILVDAVSGSTELSKMEAYKLWDLVKEIGKNNAVLLNTSILNQLISLFGRLQKPRAGLEVFNKFSDFGCSPDRNTYCLTIAALGTRSLFNTAWPVCEKMLTSEDLPDGENIGKIITFLCKGKKAKEAHLVYLMAQQKEMLLPSSCLDILVRSLSRKEETLHMALELLNNYPKEYVRNANAIFALVIQGLCRAKQPQEAKKLLFRMVQSGPPPGTAVFNYVITALSKGGEMEDAISLMNLIKERGLQPDIYTYSVIMSGFAEGGLMDEAYQIYREAKKKHSKLSPVTYHIIIRGYCKMEEYEKALKCLKEMKEDGVQPNSDEYNKLIRSLCLKALDWRTAEKLLEEMKESGLFLKDATRSLILAVKELEEEAKSESVGDEV